The Nerophis lumbriciformis linkage group LG36, RoL_Nlum_v2.1, whole genome shotgun sequence DNA window ATGATTTTAAGGGCATAAAAAACTCAAAAAAGGATTACTTgtagtaataatgataatgataataataataataatgatgatgtcaATCATCATtatgattaatattataataattattaatagtatattatattatatcataaaatgatgatttaataataatacttacaataggatgattattattattattgatataataatcatatatatatatatataaatatatacatatatattctattattaatataattattattataacgacctaaaaaaattaattaaaagttGTAGCGGACTGAATAAATtaccaaaatacaaaaattaagtataATTTGATCATACTTTGTAAAAGCCACTCCAAACATATAGAACACTGCTATTCATAGtattattaataaaacaaaaatatcatACCAATAAGAATTCTAATTAAAAATCTGTTTAATTTTGTTTGCAAAAATGTTACGTTAAAAATGAAAACTGTAGATAGTAAAATCGAAATAATTCGTTAAGCTAttagtacattttatttttcactcatctctgcatgtttatttatttatttattttttctggatTTTCTATAAAGTGTTGTTTATTCAGGTTGTATTGCCATGACTTTAAATATGATTCTAAATTATGCATGcgtttgtatataaatatatactttgctttaaaaaaacaaaacaaaaaaagcataTAGTATCTGTAGTTAAATGCAATGTTCTCTAAGCAGATGTATATATAAACCATTAACTATACCTAAACCGTTTTCCCATACATCTATTCTTTTGttagatgtttaaaaaaaaaaaaaggactttattatttttatacacatttaatttaatgtattttCAGAATATTGTTTGAGGCCTTGTTAGTAGGAGCAGAAAGAGCAGACATTGGCCAGAGTGTGGCAGTCTTCGACAGGACTTCAGTCAGTCCCTCCCTCTTACACAATGACGTTTCACACAATAAAGCAGTCATTTCCACGCAGTCTTCGCTGCAGGAACATCGACTGCTGTTGTCTCTCCTCATCATTTTGTTGGGATTaacaccgatttttttttttttttttactataaattgGGTGAAATATGGATTTTAAAACGATGCCGCGTCAAGTTCTGTTGTTCATCTTGACCACCTCTTTCTTGTCCGTGCTCGGCCAAGTCAGCTACTCGATCCCGGAGGAACTGGAGAAAGGATCTTTGGTGTCTAACGTGGCTCAGGATTTAGGTTTGGACCTGAAAAGACTGAAATCAGGGCGAGCTCGGATCCATTCAGGAGACAGCACGGAATATATCGAGCTGGAGAAAGAAAGGGGGCTCCTCCTTGTGAAGGAGAGGATAGACAGAGAGACGCTGTGTGGTGAGACGACGCTCTGTGCTTTGCATTTGCAGATGATTTTGGAAAATCCCATGGAATTATTTCGAATTACTATTGAAATCACAGATATTAATGACAATTCTCCCAGCTTCGATTCCAGCAGCAAACGCTTTGAAATCAGCGAGTCCGCCATTATCGGCTCTAAATTTGTGCTGGAAAAAGCAATCGACGCTGATATCGGTGCAAATGGTCTGCAAAGCTACTCACTGACTCCAACTGATAATTTTCATCTTAAAATAGCAAATCAAGCAGACGGGAGTAAAAAGGTGGAGATGATACTGCAGAAGCATCTAGATAGAGAGCAGCAGGAGCAGATTTCATTGTTATTAACAGCCTTTGATGGAGGACAACCACGCAGGTCAGGAACAATGCAGATTAATGtgcatgtgttagatgtaaatgataACGCTCCAGTGTTCACTAAATCTTCATATAAGGCAACTATTAGTGAAAATGCACCTAAAGGAACCAGTGTAATAACTGTTAGTGCATCTGACAAAGACAGTGGCTCCAATGGGAAAATATCTTATTTATTATCAAAACACAAACTGAGATTATCAGACCTATTTCAGATAAATAGTGCAACTGGAGAGGTTATTTTAACAGGTGACATTGATTATGAGCGAGCTAAATTACTAGAAATAGATATTGAAGCTGTAGACAATGGAGGACTGTCTGATTCAAGTAAGATCATGATTGATATCATTGATGTTAATGACAACAGTCCTCAAATGAAAATACTTTCTAAATCAGATTCCATTTCTGAGGACTCTGCGGAGAATACTGTTGTTACTATGTTAAGTGTTAATGACCCAGACTCCGGCAGCAATGGAGAAGTTAAGTGTAAAATTAACGAAGATATTCCATTTAAAATAGAAAACAATATGAATGGATTTTATAGTTTGATGACAGAAGTAGCTTTGGATCGAGAATTAGCATCTCAGTATAACATCACAGTGATGTGCTCTGATGAGGGAGTGCCCTCCCTCTCCAGCAGCGTCACTCTCACCTTACACATCTCAGATGTGAACGACAACGCACCTGTCTTTGAGAGGAGCTCATACGAGGCCTCCATTGTAGAAAACAACACTCCAGGTCTTTCTATATTCACAGTGAAAGCCAGAGACGCTGACTGGAACCAGAACGCTCGTCTCTCTTACATGCTGGAGGACTCCTCTGTTAACGGAGTGCCAGTCTCCTCATATGTGTCTGTTAGTGCTGATAGTGGAGTCATCCATGCAGTGCGCTCTTTTGACTACGAGCACCTGAAAGAGTTTAATTTCCGCGTCAGAGCTCAGGATGGAGGCTCTCCTCCTCTTAGCAGCAATGTAAGCATCCGCATACTAATCCAGGACCAGAACGACAACGCCCCCCAGGTCCTGTACCCGGTCCTGACGGGCGGCTCGGTGCTGGCTGAAATGGTGCCTCGTTCAGCAGATGTGGGCTATCTGGTGACTAAAGTGGTGGCTGTGGATGTGGACTCTGGACAGAACGCCTGGCTCTCCTATAAAGTGCACAAAGCCACAGACAGGGCGCTGTTTGAAGTGGGCCTACACAATGGAGAAATAAGAACTGTCCGCCAAGTCACTGATAAAGATGCCGTCAAACAAAGACTGAGTGTTCTAGTGGAGGACAACGGGCAGCCCTCTCGTTCAGCTACAGTCATTGTTAATGTGGCGGTGGCGGACAGCTTCCCTGAAGTGCTGTCAGAGTTCACTGACTTTAGCATGCACGACAAGGAGTACAATGACAAGCTGACTTTTTACTTAGTCTTGGCTTTGGCTGTGGTCTCCTTCCTCTTCATCACCTGCTTGCTGCTCATCATATCAGTCAAAGTGTACAGGTGGAGACAGTCTCGCGTCCTGTACCACTCCAACCTCCCTGTCATTCCATATTATCCACCACGTTACTCAGACACTTTGGGGACAGGGACTCTCCAACACGTGTACAATTACGAGGTGTGCAGGACCACCGACTCCAGAAAAAGTGACTTTAAGTTGGACAGAGCTGCGAGTCACAACGTGCTGGTAATGGACCCCAGTTCTACAGGAACCATGCAGAAGATACACAGTGAAAGGAACATCCTGGATGAACCCGACTCTCCTTTAGAGGTTGGTTATTTGTGCTTTATTTAATTTAGTGAATATTTACTATGTTTGCCTTTCTTTGATTGGTTGTAACCCACCATAATGTATTGCACCAGGCATCCTCGGAGTgtttgtgacagtatattgtcactgtCTTATGTCAGTTAAATATTCCAATCTGGAAGTTAGTGTCAGGAATCCACGCATGTTTACATTACTTGTTTGTGGTGAGCATTTTAAAACAAACTGGCATGAGTCGAGCATTCTTAATTCTACAAAATTATACTTTAGCTATTTTTTTTCAGATGAACCATAATCTGATTGGACGTTGCTAAATATCATATTAAATGCCATATTATGGGCCTGATGTACTAAAGGTGGGAATGTACtaaaataaaacacatgcaaacttaatagcacacgcaaagctgatctactaaactgtcTCTCTTAAGTGAGTAGAATAAGGAGTGCATTAATTCTAGCGTGTCTGTCTCATGaacatgcagaatatatgctgatcattagaACGCCCACAATTCTCAAAGAAGaaaatgttattataattattcagCAGGCGCATTGTGTATTATCAAGGCTGATCATTGCTCTGTGAGCGctattttgcgtctttatttatCACGTCGGAAAAATATGTTCAAACCGATACCCAAACACATATTACTGTGACAAATAAGGTGCTCGGCTGCAAAGACAAGACGATAGACGAATAATCCTCCGTCCAACGTGTgtttgtgtcaacatatttggactgtcatgaatttaaaaaaaaattagacatttttattcagcaatatcattgtaTATTATTATAGCTGCTGAATGACTAAAGGGCTGTTCAAAACTAATTTAAATTGATACGTTTTGATGTCTGCTGGCGTTTGTTTTTCTGTGAGCGctattttgcgtctttatttatCACGTCTGAAAGATATGTTCAAACCGACACCGTAACACACGTTAATGTGAGAAATAAGGTGCTcagctgcaaagacaagatgataGACGAATAATCCTCCGTCCAACGTGTgtatgtgtcaacatatttggactgtcattaataaaaataaaaaaattagacatATTTTTATTCAGCAAAATCATTGTATAttgttatagctgctggatgactaaaGGGCTGTTCAAAACTAATTTAATTTATATGTTTTGATGTCTACTGGCGTTTGTTTTGAATGccattagtttttttgttttacatcaGAAATATATAATTGTATGCCTCCTGTATTAAAATTgttttgcaatatgcattttcttgcatttggATCACTCCAGACGCATGAATGCGCTAGGGTGCGGTGATGGTCACTGTTCTAAAAATAGTTTATGTTGTCTGTAGATTGTGATTCTGTATTGCAGAAAAGGTGTTGCAGATTATAGATGCGTGCTGCTAGTTCCACTACATCGCACACAGGTTGGAGAGCAAAATACCATGAAAGGGGAGTGCACATGATACCAGTAGCACACGCAAAACCTtagtttaaataaggcggtctgcactactttttaattgtacacgcagtcttagcaGATCGCACGCAACACACCCCATGTTTATAGTTTGCACTCGCTGATTAGtttattattagtttattattcttcggtcaatggtcaacaaaataaacaaacagttgtacattcatagattgaaaatgaaaatgttgcagaccgaaagggtttaggctgaagttgaacacttaagcgcctaaccctataaacaatgtcaagtacaagatgaacttccgaaaattatgaaatgtcttttgtacaacatattat harbors:
- the LOC140677568 gene encoding protocadherin beta-16-like produces the protein MDFKTMPRQVLLFILTTSFLSVLGQVSYSIPEELEKGSLVSNVAQDLGLDLKRLKSGRARIHSGDSTEYIELEKERGLLLVKERIDRETLCGETTLCALHLQMILENPMELFRITIEITDINDNSPSFDSSSKRFEISESAIIGSKFVLEKAIDADIGANGLQSYSLTPTDNFHLKIANQADGSKKVEMILQKHLDREQQEQISLLLTAFDGGQPRRSGTMQINVHVLDVNDNAPVFTKSSYKATISENAPKGTSVITVSASDKDSGSNGKISYLLSKHKLRLSDLFQINSATGEVILTGDIDYERAKLLEIDIEAVDNGGLSDSSKIMIDIIDVNDNSPQMKILSKSDSISEDSAENTVVTMLSVNDPDSGSNGEVKCKINEDIPFKIENNMNGFYSLMTEVALDRELASQYNITVMCSDEGVPSLSSSVTLTLHISDVNDNAPVFERSSYEASIVENNTPGLSIFTVKARDADWNQNARLSYMLEDSSVNGVPVSSYVSVSADSGVIHAVRSFDYEHLKEFNFRVRAQDGGSPPLSSNVSIRILIQDQNDNAPQVLYPVLTGGSVLAEMVPRSADVGYLVTKVVAVDVDSGQNAWLSYKVHKATDRALFEVGLHNGEIRTVRQVTDKDAVKQRLSVLVEDNGQPSRSATVIVNVAVADSFPEVLSEFTDFSMHDKEYNDKLTFYLVLALAVVSFLFITCLLLIISVKVYRWRQSRVLYHSNLPVIPYYPPRYSDTLGTGTLQHVYNYEVCRTTDSRKSDFKLDRAASHNVLVMDPSSTGTMQKIHSERNILDEPDSPLEVGYLCFI